One genomic window of Hydra vulgaris chromosome 03, alternate assembly HydraT2T_AEP includes the following:
- the LOC100209836 gene encoding innexin inx2, giving the protein MSIITGNLKSLLTIKFKPRHDTFTDQFNRIFMVKMAMVASFLLGLNWFKDTITCIVPASAGIDKGYVAQGCWIQGFYIYKELKRVPGLLGYYGVPKDIYQDGMFEDGTLCKSSEKNCIPMTKTFYLQYQWFPFYIASLGLLYYFPYIVFRFVNTDLISLRTSIKAINVNIDDLVKNYFNYQINPPNRMRMRLFGNLGVKLSYLIVNVVAFTVTDGLINNDFGSYGFKWLGWSKGTNQESYDYTASRGSYKAGEVLLPNFGFCDLLEISQDIKQTTFNNHRFVCEISQNILYQYVLVILWFLYIIGMIISSIGFLWKLVNHFILVGFLYQGSEAKKVYEMLTFREREYLEFVRKKNMTIYGELIRKLKDDRLRDVATLKLLEDSTGF; this is encoded by the exons atgtctatcATTACTGGAAACCTTAAGTCGTTACTTACAATTAAGTTCAAACCAAGACATGATACGTTTACAGATCAATTTAATCGTATTTTTATGGTGAAAATGGCAATGGTTGCATCATTTTTACTTggtttaaattggtttaaagaTACAATTACATGTATTGTTCCGGCATCAGCTGGAATAGATAAGGGTTATGTTGCACAGGGATGTTGGATCCAAG gtttttatatttacaaagaGCTTAAACGAGTTCCTGGTCTTCTTGGCTATTACGGCGTACCAAAAGATATATATCAAGACGGAATGTTTGAGGATGGTACTCTTTGCAAATCTAGCGAAAAAAACTGCATTCCaatgacaaaaactttttatttacagtaCCAATGGTTTCCTTTTTATATTGCCAGTCTCGGTTTGCTTTACTATTTTCCGTACATTGTTTTCCGTTTCGTAAATACCGACTTGATCAGCTTGAGAACTAGCATTAAAGCCATAAACGTAAACATTGACGATTTAGTGAAAAACTACTTTAATTACCAGATAAACCCACCAAACAGAATGCGCATGCGTCTCTTTGGAAATTTGGGAGTAAAGTTAAGTTATCTTATTGTAAACGTTGTTGCATTCACGGTCACTGATGGTCTTATTAACAATGACTTTGGGAGCTATGGTTTTAAGTGGTTAGGGTGGAGTAAAGGAACTAACCAAGAATCTTATGATTACACTGCAAGCCGAGGTTCCTATAAAGCCGGAGAAGTTCTATTGCCAAATTTTGGTTTCTGTGACTTACTTGAAATAAGTCAAGATATTAAACAGACAACATTCAACAACCATCGATTTGTGTGCGAAATATCTCAGAATATTCTTTACCAGTATGTTCTGGTCATTTTATGGTTTTTGTATATAATAGGAATGATTATAAGTTCGATAGGTTTTCTTTGGAAGCTAGTTAATCATTTCATTTTAGTAGGATTCCTTTATCAGGGATCTGAAGCAAAAAAAGTATATGAAATGTTAACTTTTCGCGAACGTGAATATTTAGAATTCgttcgaaaaaaaaatatgactatTTATGGAGAATTAATTCGTAAGCTCAAAGATGATCGTTTGCGTGACGTTGCAACTTTAAAGCTTCTTGAAGATTCAACtggtttttga